One Euphorbia lathyris chromosome 1, ddEupLath1.1, whole genome shotgun sequence DNA segment encodes these proteins:
- the LOC136211104 gene encoding F-box/LRR-repeat protein At5g02910-like has product MLEVSMDSCSCPRIRSNFIDKTLILHDCSNIEKFVINLKCFPTVDQFPNFDLWIRFAVTKDVKELIVDFNDYDDELPQFIFNNCSLVKLKLCTSNFMPIGQVNWESVKSLRLSNCPVDDGKIKNVSSGSPLLEYLELRSCFMFQRLVIASKSLKTIILDGVGGGCIVIEISCPSLKRLRISGLMWFTSLKLMNLPSSLHATFDFYFDLEELEDLEELEDEMSNDDCINLVRQTLWQVQHVDKLEIGHWLMQSLSSSEDVDCISDLPDSVIHWIVSFLPLTKEHLRVTFIRCGGVNGPMSQSSTLFPTRNLLLTPKISL; this is encoded by the exons ATGTTGGAAGTATCAATGGACTCATGTTCCTGTCCTCGAATTCGTTCCAATTTCATCGACAAAACCCTAATTCTCCATGATTGCTCCAATATCGAGAAATTCGTCATCAATTTAAAATGTTTTCCTacggttgaccaatttcctaaCTTTGATTTGTGGATCCGTTTTGCTGTAACAAAAGATGTAAAGGAGCTCATTGTGGATTTCAATGACTACGACGACGAGTTGCCCCAATTTATTTTCAACAATTGTTCATTGGTTAAATTGAAGTTATGTACTAGTAATTTTATGCCGATTGGGCAAGTAAATTGGGAATCTGTCAAGAGTTTGCGTTTATCTAATTGTCCAGTGGACGATGGCAAGATTAAGAATGTTTCATCTGGTAGTCCTCTGCTTGAATACTTGGAATTACGCAGCTGTTTTATGTTTCAACGGCTTGTTATTGCCTCTAAAAGTTTGAAAACTATTATTTTGGATGGAGTTGGCGGCGGATGTATTGTTATTGAAATTTCATGTCCTAGTCTTAAGAGATTAAGAATATCAGGTCTAATGTGGTTTACATCTCTTAAATTAATGAATTTGCCTTCTTCACTTCATGCTACTTTTGATTTTTACTTCGACTTGGAGGAGTTGGAAGACTTGGAGGAGTTGGAAGACGAAATGAGTAATGATGACTGCATAAATTTGGTCCGGCAGACTCTTTGGCAGGTTCAGCATGTTGACAAGCTAGAAATTGGGCATTGGTTGATGCAG AGTCTATCATCATCCGAGGATGTAGACTGCATAAGTGACTTGCCAGATTCTGTCATTCATTGGATCGTCTCTTTTTTGCCATTAACAAAAGAGCATTTGAGAGTGACCTTTATAAGATGCGGCGGTGTAAATGGACCGATGTCCCAATCCTCAACTTTGTTTCCAACG AGAAATTTGTTATTGACTCCAAAGATATCCCTTTGA